A window of the Miscanthus floridulus cultivar M001 chromosome 14, ASM1932011v1, whole genome shotgun sequence genome harbors these coding sequences:
- the LOC136505205 gene encoding uncharacterized protein isoform X6, with protein sequence MDLAGMKRRELQALCKRHGLPAGGSNADLVARLEAALSGTASAEEEVAGVPARKGCLKQTDGDAAEAKKVTFAAEEGKARRLRSRVIWSPIAPKTRGKSAQARTDSAVAAAEDSISAEVAADVPVRRSRRNSVCAAEAEEAGEAVAVDRKRKRKNQENDESVAISAQVGVLSRVTRRSSLVGVGVVLPPVVEKKRGRGKAAGGSNKLVAKVQDSEPDVQNSAQVDVSARITRSRATAPVVISPTVVENKRRRKTGDARTNLELPTVSDVPRNDTPVTRSLRSRVVQVNNSMVDETHTARQLENKTQPSRPPTRRHQQVSSSVEDKNQEQTAAPNKAPILRRSGRNHSEDAEKQPEVKDPVKRSTRKSVVPATLEKEENDLIEEKNPEAHVRRSMMKSIVPVKDIKGIGEKIQNANSEDAVKQAATKGPVRGSRRKSVVSELHKKEKGLVAEKNTEAHEGRSMRKPVVPVKDIKAVVEEIKNAKGKDVEKQFVVKQSTMRSSRKSVLPDILENNSGLLAAEMNAEMNVRRSTRKSVLPNMLNEENQDQNKIARNEHFQSGKCQDDERQQKVKEPIRRSRRSVVAVPFEEQNNGLYEEKISKIPMRRSTGKSVALNEVEKVSMDDTEIVAREPERVGEEGLKLRKHKRSSLEISSSANDSRKMEDFDGQKFRKQQNAQIPNEKGNTGGTLQASNSTTLKGRSSKRIRTTASEEVRSVKEASDDIIIREATKDAHKATHENKESGSRVQEFGQVNATREEHSSGPLLVTVTPTEEISTAQSVRVVIPGSESGDNANESSDKSKQEHSDIQAVDSHLSETSGELDQSSCIAGLVLHNFDVSEDKSLMSKGEVNMGANDMLDGLSIDFTVGDREVQSPVSGEGRVGLEANASEPGQQNLANVMSTGLHAKSLQHDTDIIAEKTDKDVLPMAFPIEEHGEKYAVSPVAFEKSVDSEASACESAGKPLTGIFCNDLHTKHLQHDSDVLTKETGEASGAALPISESDTNPEIQCNAEESIRAADLGKCPSRVSKGSPYSTSLPLESADDDCILPVLNGDKGCSSDGRPSSFGLEFLFAEACEQSYSKNIENTVGDCEERSPISGEGRVGLEANASESGEKNIADIMSTGLYAKSLQHDTDIIGEETDKDVLPMAFPIEEHGEKYAVSPVAVEKSVGSEASACESAGKPLTGIFCNDLHTKHLQHDSDVLTKETGEASGAAPPISESDTNPENQCNAEESIRAADLGKCLSRVSNGNPYSTSLQLEGAADDCILPVLNADKGCSSDGRPSSFGLELLFVEACKESYSKNIENTVGDCEERSPISGEGRVGLEANASKSGEKNIADIMSTGLYAKSLQHDTDIIAEETGKVAEESIRAADLGKCPSRCSIGNPLSTSLHLEGAADDTSLPVVNADKGCSSDGRPSSFDLELMFAEECKESYSRNAENSAVEIDGGNKPSTPVIPGFYVQSDCLEDEDVQPTECDADKKLDDDEGVVEAEAQEKSNDQHVPAKTDLNMKLNDELAGPGTESSCSITEKNAGLVADNLDEQAIILVQHGDVQEGDLKKPSPCSTTPECKHKCGLPEETVLPPKNTGSLSSAEQSPFGLESLFSQENIDESMRFATAHTKNGLDDSKDCHVKSALENTLVSEPFSHHEGISKNDDRMHTSQKDYIMAGIDITFDGGNTAVEIDGGNKPSTPVTPGFYVRSDCLEDDVQPTECDADKKLDVDEGVAEEVLAQEKSNDQHIPAKTDLNMKLNDELASPGTESGCSITEKNGRLVADILNQQAIIQVQQGDWQEGDLEKPSLCSAKPECKHECDLPEETVLPSRNTGPLPSAGQSPFGLESLFSQESIDKSVGYGALASATAHTENGFDDSKGCHVKSALENTHVSEPFSHDDISKNDDCMGTSQQDIGMEGLPEANLDEERVLSVFSLDAKHIKEVINFEEVACEGEGSKKFVHSEELKASYEKTNVNGPDGNAHGITDAVLSSALHTPDSDNYEICLGSNTDVLHQGHNDQCSDDTEDIIEDASAKYIERGIVLLSDAIENEGALSEEATCTMKNYAGTCSSNPRELLMELQSLFSKGNTKESDPHDCLAFPSAENSGDESINVEQRVKVHHSSDLSHLDELIGCSNTEMLRQGHNHKDRSNVDRVEQVASEPCTNDIVEAAATAKCIESGQVLPPSEERSNLNDGQLNPKLESPNIIVSGLNCDKDVCNTSDNGSIVAIVGERTPSGSGLPEDYPKDHYPRQELLDGFSVESSLQGTIFGKTIVSGVAGIGNPSSSLATPDYKYEGALSEEAVCRMKNYTGTSSVDPRHLVMDLQSLFSEGSTEKSDLQDNLAFPGAESGRDERIICHVERLVDTHVSSEPDTYQGPCRDLSRHEEKESCVSVPMQVKESGGFLRSSHMKGSLTSVQIDLADDAHLIERDIVAAVEVLCEEKVERKSMPTSDSDILQEKSYSNGHGICQSRSQKHLIEANSRLFSCGTEVVHQDHKECNEPNEGKFSPKALVENMTEDAPIEGIGSSMMVPLISGMSEIPDEQLSTKMSDEIEELSFSCDKDTIENFCTGPAKRDLYPLPKDFHIDSCQKQEVPEVLSSPKSAEESMKFQCVSLSGSGPCQQHVNESTSTQVTCNIEPLHQDHEEYNQNNEDQTPPGIPSSSVPEAVEIEQSEMEIGLIPTAEASVLPVPDEQLNNKLDGNEDNHPNDLPAPRSEQSAYFQNNDLGSIGIDELRAKQQSFKVSSTVKGSYIATSAARPKPRDSMSQSAIALLRNIENTPAVKAGHPVKPNADGKDSSRRALQPISGRPREH encoded by the exons ATGGATCTCGCGGGGATGAAGCGGCGGGAGCTCCAGGCGCTCTGCAAGCGGCACGGCCTCCCCGCCGGGGGCTCCAACGCCGACCTCGTCGCTCGTCTCGAAGCCGCGCTCTCG GGGACCGCTAGTGCGGAGGAAGAGGTGGCCGGAGTGCCGGCGAGGAAGGGGTGTCTGAAGCAAACAGACGGAGATGCTGCCGAGGCGAAGAAGGTTACTTTTGCGGCGGAGGAAGGGAAGGCAAGGAGACTGAGGTCTCGGGTCATCTGGTCGCCGATTGCTCCCAAGACAAGGGGAAAGTCTGCTCAAGCCCGTACTGactctgctgttgctgctgctgaagATAGTATTTCTGCAGAGGTGGCCGCAGATGTCCCGGTGAGGCGGTCCAGGAGGAATTCAGTGTGTGCTGCTGAGGCTGAGGAAGCAGGAGAGGCTGTTGCTGTTGATAGGAAGCGCAAGCGCAAGAACCAGGAGAATGATGAGAGTGTCGCTATCAGTGCTCAGGTTGGGGTTTTGTCTAGAGTGACGAGAAGGTCAAGTTTGGTGGGGGTTGGTGTTGTGTTGCCTCCTGTTGttgagaagaagagagggaggggaaaAGCAGCTGGTGGTAGTAATAAACTTGTTGCTAAGGTTCAAGACAGTGAGCCTGATGTGCAGAATTCGGCTCAGGTGGACGTATCAGCTAGGATTACAAGATCTCGCGCAACAGCACCTGTTGTAATCTCACCCACTGTCGTTGAGaacaagaggaggaggaagaccgGAGATGCACGAACAAATTTAGAGCTGCCTACAGTCTCAGATGTGCCTAGAAATGATACTCCTGTCACCAGGTCTTTGAGGAGCAGAGTTGTCCAGGTTAACAACAGTATGGTGGACGAAACTCACACTGCCAGGCAGCTGGAAAACAAGACGCAACCCAGTAGGCCACCTACTCGTAGGCATCAACAGGTTTCATCTTCTGTGGAGGACAAAAATCAAGAACAAACTGCTGCTCCCAATAAGGCTCCCATATTGAGGCGATCAGGGAGAAATCATTCTGAAGATGCTGAGAAGCAGCCAGAAGTTAAAGATCCGGTTAAGCGATCAACACGTAAATCTGTTGTCCCAGCTACACTTGAGAAAGAGGAGAATGATCTAATTGAAGAAAAGAACCCTGAAGCACATGTTAGGAGATCAATGATGAAATCAATTGTGCCGGTTAAAGATATCAAAGGTATTGGTGAAAAGATTCAAAATGCTAACAGTGAAGATGCGGTGAAGCAAGCAGCAACTAAAGGGCCTGTTAGGGGATCGAGACGTAAATCCGTTGTCTCAGAATTGCATAAGAAAGAGAAGGGTCTCGTTGCAGAAAAGAATACGGAAGCACATGAAGGGAGATCAATGCGGAAACCTGTAGTGCCAGTTAAAGATATTAAAGCTGTTGTTGAAGAAATTAAAAATGCTAAGGGCAAAGATGTGGAGAAGCAATTTGTTGTGAAGCAATCTACTATGCGCTCATCACGCAAATCTGTTCTGCCTGATATACTTGAGAACAATAGTGGACTTCTAGCAGCAGAAATGAATGCTGAGATGAATGTTAGGAGATCAACACGGAAGTCTGTTCTTCCTAATATGCTTAATGAGGAGAACCAAGATCAGAATAAAATTGCCAGAAATGAGCACTTTCAAAGTGGTAAATGTCAAGATGATGAGAGGCAACAGAAAGTAAAGGAACCTATTAGGCGATCAAGGCGGTCTGTGGTTGCAGTGCCGTTTGAGGAACAAAATAATGGTCTTTATgaggaaaaaatatcaaaaattcCTATGAGGAGATCAACAGGTAAATCTGTTGCTCTTAATGAAGTTGAAAAAGTGAGCATGGATGACACTGAAATAGTTGCACGGGAACCAGAAAGAGTTGGTGAAGAGGGCTTGAAATTGAGGAAGCACAAAAGGTCTTCGCTGGAAATATCCTCTTCAGCTAATGATTCCAGGAAGATGGAGGATTTTGATGGACAGAAATTCAGGAAGCAGCAGAATGCACAAATCCCAAATGAAAAAGGTAACACAGGGGGAACACTGCAGGCATCAAATTCCACAACTTTAAAGGGAAGGTCTTCAAAGAGGATACGGACAACTGCTTCAGAAGAAGTGAGGTCTGTCAAGGAGGCAAGTGATGACATAATTATCAGGGAAGCAACAAAGGATGCACACAAAGCTACTCATGAGAATAAGGAGTCTGGTAGCAGAGTTCAAGAATTTGGTCAGGTTAATGCCACAAGAGAAGAGCACTCTTCAGGACCATTGCTTGTAACAGTGACACCCACTGAAGAAATTTCCACAGCGCAGAGTGTACGTGTGGTGATACCTGGGTCAGAATCTGGTGACAATGCAAATGAAAGTTCAGATAAGAGTAAGCAGGAACATTCTGACATTCAGGCTGTTGATAGCCATTTATCTGAAACAAGTGGGGAATTAGACCAATCATCTTGCATCGCTGGACTAGTTCTACACAATTTTGATGTCTCAGAGGACAAATCATTGATGAGCAAAGGTGAGGTTAACATGGGTGCTAATGACATGCTAG ATGGTTTATCAATTGATTTCACTGTTGGAGATCGTGAAGTGCAAAGCCCTGTATCCGGAGAAGGGAGAGTTGGTTTGGAAGCAAATGCCAGCGAGCCTGGGCAACAGAACCTTGCTAACGTCATGTCCACTGGTCTCCACGCCAAAAGTCTGCAACATGATACTGACATAATAGCTGAAAAGACTGATAAAG ATGTTTTGCCTATGGCTTTCCCTATTGAAGAGCATGGAGAAAAATATGCAGTGAGCCCTGTAGCTTTTGAAAAGAGCGTCGATTCGGAAGCAAGTGCATGTGAATCTGCAGGAAAACCTCTAACTGGCATCTTTTGTAATGATCTCCACACCAAACATCTGCAACATGATTCTGATGTGCTAACTAAAGAGACTGGTGAAG CTTCTGGAGCTGCCCTACCAATATCAGAATCAGATACTAATCCAGAAATTCAATGTAATGCTGAAGAAAGCATTCGAGCTGCTGATCTTGGGAAATGTCCCAGCAGGGTCAGCAAAGGGAGCCCTTATTCGACAAGTCTGCCCTTGGAAAGTGCTGATGATGATTGTATTCTTCCAGTACTGAATGGTGATAAGGGATGTTCATCAGATGGAAGACCTTCGTCATTTGGTCTTGAGTTTCTGTTTGCAGAAGCGTGCGAACAAAGCTATTCCAAAAATATAGAAAATACTGTTGGAGATTGTGAAGAGCGAAGCCCTATATCCGGAGAAGGGAGAGTTGGTTTGGAAGCAAATGCAAGCGAGTCTGGGGAAAAGAACATTGCTGATATCATGTCCACTGGTCTCTACGCCAAAAGTCTGCAACATGATACTGACATAATAGGTGAAGAGACTGATAAAG ATGTTTTGCCTATGGCTTTCCCTATTGAAGAGCATGGAGAAAAATATGCTGTGAGCCCTGTAGCTGTTGAAAAGAGCGTCGGTTCGGAAGCAAGTGCATGTGAATCTGCAGGAAAACCTCTAACTGGCATCTTTTGTAACGATCTCCACACCAAACATCTGCAACATGATTCTGATGTGCTGACTAAAGAGACTGGTGAAG CTTCTGGAGCTGCCCCACCAATATCAGAATCAGACACTAATCCAGAAAATCAATGTAATGCTGAAGAAAGCATTCGAGCTGCTGATCTGGGGAAATGCCTCAGCAGGGTCAGCAATGGGAACCCTTATTCGACAAGTCTGCAATTGGAAGGTGCTGCTGATGATTGTATTCTTCCAGTACTGAATGCTGATAAGGGATGTTCATCAGATGGACGACCTTCGTCATTTGGTCTTGAGCTTCTGTTTGTAGAAGCGTGCAAAGAAAGCTATTCCAAAAATATAGAAAATACTGTTGGAGATTGTGAAGAGAGAAGCCCTATATCCGGAGAAGGGCGAGTTGGCTTGGAAGCAAATGCAAGCAAGTCTGGGGAAAAGAACATTGCTGATATCATGTCCACTGGTCTCTACGCCAAAAGTCTGCAACATGATACTGACATAATAGCTGAAGAGACTGGTAAAG TTGCTGAAGAAAGCATTCGAGCTGCTGATCTGGGGAAATGTCCCAGCAGGTGCAGCATAGGGAACCCTCTTTCGACAAGTCTGCACTTGGAAGGTGCTGCTGACGATACTAGTCTTCCAGTAGTGAATGCTGATAAGGGATGTTCATCAGATGGAAGACCTTCgtcatttgatcttgagttaatgtTTGCAGAGGAGTGCAAAGAAAGCTATTCCAGAAATGCAGAAAACAGTGCTGTAGAAATTGATGGTGGAAACAAACCTAGCACCCCTGTGATACCTGGTTTCTATGTGCAATCTGATTGTCTGGAAGATGAGGATGTGCAACCTACTGAATGTGATGCTGAcaagaaacttgatgatgatgaaggtgtCGTAGAAG CAGAAGCTCAAGAGAAAAGTAATGATCAGCATGTTCCTGCCAAGACTGACCTAAACATGAAGTTAAACGATGAACTTGCTGGTCCTGGTACGGAATCAAGTTGTAGCATTACTGAAAAGAACGCAGGGCTTGTTGCAGATAATCTTGATGAACAAGCTATAATTCTGGTCCAACATGGTGATGTGCAAGAAG GTGACCTCAAGAAACCTTCACCATGTTCAACAACACCAGAGTGTAAACATAAATGTGGTTTGCCTGAGGAAACAGTATTGCCCCCAAAGAACACGGGATCTCTATCAAGTGCAGAACAATCACCATTTGGCCTGGAGTCTTTGTTCTCACAGGAAAACATAGATGAATCTATGAGATTTGCGACAGCTCATACTAAAAATGGATTAGATGATTCAAAAGATTGCCATGTCAAGTCTGCACTCGAAAATACTCTTGTGTCAGAACCTTTTTCACACCATGAAGGTATTTCCAAAAATGATGATCGTATGCATACATCTCAGAAAGATTATATAATGGCAGGTATAGACATCACATTTGATGGTGGAAACACTGCTGTAGAAATTGATGGTGGAAACAAACCTAGCACCCCTGTAACACCTGGTTTCTATGTGCGATCTGATTGTCTGGAAGATGATGTGCAACCTACTGAATGTGATGCTGACAAGAAACTTGATGTTGATGAGGGTGTCGCAGAAG AAGTTTTAGCTCAGGAGAAAAGTAATGATCAGCATATTCCTGCCAAGACTGACCTAAACATGAAGTTAAACGATGAACTTGCTAGTCCTGGTACAGAATCAGGTTGTAGCATTACTGAAAAGAACGGAAGGCTTGTTGCAGATATTCTTAATCAACAGGCTATAATTCAGGTGCAACAGGGCGATTGGCAAGAAG GTGACCTCGAGAAACCTTCACTATGTTCAGCAAAACCAGAGTGTAAGCATGAGTGTGATTTGCCTGAGGAAACAGTATTGCCCTCAAGGAACACGGGACCTCTACCAAGTGCAGGACAATCACCATTTGGCCTGGAGTCTTTGTTCTCACAGGAAAGCATAGATAAATCTGTGGGGTATGGTGCACTTGCTTCTGCAACAGCTCATACTGAAAATGGATTTGATGATTCAAAAGGTTGCCATGTGAAATCTGCACTCGAAAATACTCATGTGTCAGAACCTTTTTCACACGATGATATTTCCAAAAATGATGATTGTATGGGAACATCCCAGCAAGATATTGGAATGGAAG GATTACCAGAGGCTAACCTTGATGAAGAACGGGTCCTGTCAGTCTTTTCATTGGATGCAAAGCACATAAAGGA GGTCATTAATTTCGAGGAAGTGGCTTGTGAGGGTGAAGGAAGTAAGAAGTTTGTCCATTCTGAAGAGCTTAAAGCTTCATATGAGAAAACAAATGTCAATGGGCCAG ATGGCAATGCACATGGTATTACTGATGCTGTACTGAGCAGTGCACTGCACACTCCTGACAGTGACAACTATGAGATATGTTTGGGTTCCAATACTGACGTGCTGCATCAGGGTCATAATGATCAATGCAGTGATGACACAGAAGATATTATTGAGGATGCCTCTGCCAAGTACATAGAAAGGGGAATTGTACTACTCTCAG ATGCAATTGAGAATGAAGGTGCTTTGTCTGAGGAAGCTACGTGCACAATGAAGAATTATGCTGGAACATGCTCATCAAATCCCAGAGAATTACTCATGGAGCTGCAGTCCCTGTTCTCGAAGGGAAACACGAAAGAATCTGATCCTCATGACTGCCTTGCATTCCCAAGTGCTGAAAATTCTGGAGATGAATCAATCAATGTTGAACAACGGGTTAAAGTACACCATAGCTCTGATCTGTCTCACTTGGATGAACTGATTGGGTGTTCCAATACTGAAATGCTGCGTCAGGGTCACAATCATAAAGATCGATCCAATGTGGATAGGGTAGAGCAAGTTGCTTCTGAGCCCTGCACAAATGATATTGTTGAGGCTGCTGCTACTGCCAAGTGCATAGAAAGCGGGCAGGTGCTGCCCCCATCTGAAGAGAGGTCTAATTTGAATGATGGGCAGCTTAACCCCAAGCTGGAAAGCCCAAACATTATAGTATCTGGCCTTAACTGTGATAAAGATGTTTGTAATACTTCAGACAATGGATCTATTGTGGCCATTGTTGGTGAAAGAACTCCATCTGGTTCTGGTTTACCAGAAGATTATCCTAAGGATCATTACCCACGACAAGAGCTTTTAGATGGCTTCTCAGTGGAATCATCTCTTCAAGGCACTATATTTGGGAAGACAATTGTTTCTGGTGTAGCAG GAATTGGGAATCCTTCATCAAGTTTAGCAACTCCTGATTATAAATATGAAGGTGCTTTGTCTGAGGAAGCAGTGTGCAGAATGAAGAATTATACTGGAACTAGCTCGGTAGATCCCAGACACTTAGTCATGGACCTGCAGTCTCTTTTCTCGGAGGGAAGTACTGAAAAGTCTGATCTGCAAGATAATCTTGCATTTCCAGGTGCTGAGAGCGGAAGGGATGAACGTATTATTTGCCATGTCGAGAGACTAGTTGACACACATGTTTCTTCTGAACCTGATACATACCAAGGTCCTTGTCGAGATCTCAGCAGACATGAAGAAAAAGAGAGTTGCGTGTCTGTTCCCATGCAAGTCAAAGAAAGTGGAG GGTTCTTGAGGTCTAGCCACATGAAAGGTTCACTTACATCAGTCCAGATTGATTTGGCTGATGATGCCCATCTTATTGAAAG GGATATTGTTGCCGCCGTGGAAGTGCTTTGTGAGGAGAAAGTGGAAAGAAAGTCTATGCCTACTTCAGATAGTGATATCCTCCAAGAAAAATCATACTCCAATGGAcatg GAATTTGTCAATCTCGCAGCCAGAAGCATTTAATTGAAGCAAACTCCAGGCTATTTAGTTGTGGTACCGAAGTGGTCCATCAAGATCATAAAGAGTGCAACGAACCTAATGAAGGCAAATTCAGTCCAAAAGCCCTTGTTGAAAACATGACTGAAGATGCACCAATTGAAGGAATAGGAAGTTCAATGATGGTGCCCTTGATTTCTGGAATGTCAGAAATACCTGATGAGCAGCTTAGCACTAAGATGAGTGATGAAATTGAGGAACTCAGCTTTAGCTGTGATAAAGACACAATTGAAAATTTCTGTACTGGGCCAGCAAAAAGGGATCTGTACCCATTGCCCAAAGACTTCCATATAGACTCTTGCCAGAAACAGGAGGTCCCAGAAGTCCTTTCTTCACCTAAATCTGCTGAAGAATCCATGAAATTTCAGTGTGTGAGTCTTTCAGGATCAG GGCCTTGCCAGCAGCATGTGAATGAAAGCACCAGTACGCAAGTGACTTGTAATATTGAACCGCTCCATCAGGATCATGAGGAATACAATCAAAATAATGAAGACCAAACCCCTCCTGGTATCCCGTCTAGCAGTGTGCCTGAAGCTGTAGAGATTGAACAGTCAGAAATGGAAATAGGTCTGATCCCTACTGCAGAAGCATCAGTGTTGCCAGTTCCAGATGAGCAGCTTAACAATAAGCTGGATGGCAATGAAGATAATCACCCAAATGATCTTCCTGCTCCAAGATCTGAACAATCTGCATATTTTCAGAACAATGACTTGGGTTCAATAG GTATAGATGAACTCCGTGCTAAGCAGCAGAGTTTCAAAGTTTCCAGCACCGTAAAAGGAAGCTACATCGCTACGAGCGCCGCTCGTCCGAAGCCTAGGGACAGCATGAGTCAATCAGCAATCGCGCTGCTCAGGAACATAGAGAACACACCTGCTGTTAAAGCTGGCCATCCTGTCAAGCCGAATGCTGATGGTAAGGACTCATCAAGGCGAGCGCTGCAGCCCATCAGCGGAAGACCAAGGGAGCACTGA